A DNA window from Synergistaceae bacterium contains the following coding sequences:
- a CDS encoding AAA family ATPase has translation MKKLPIGVQDFVKIREQNYLYVDKTGKLLELIEQGERYFLSRPRRFGKSLMLSTLDAMFRGRKEYFKGLAAEEWVTRQSENPSPVLRFDISSLKLTDSVTIEQALSEMIERTARKNKVKLHSQSMTGKLIDLIEEISSQGQVVVLVDEYDKPILDNLSDIRKAHEMREVLRSFYTVLKSCDEYLRFVLITGISKFSKMGVFSAMNNLEDISMDKSCGDIAGYTQWELEYYFAGWLEAASADMGIPRDELIERLRDYYDGFSFDGRTRLYNPFSILQCLKKGEFRNYWYESGSPSFIVEWMKEHQILDPEEYRHIVINSNDFISAQEIEQADAASFLYQSGYLTIEKKEEQLLTLDYPNREVRNSLSSMYLKLVYRVEGYALLGNQIWKALREGDIPEIVRLYNIALAGVAYDDYTTPGSKERNPRNEFWYRSMFVMLLRGAGIISYSEPHTSKGRADVVIQFKNLTVVLEFKLSKTSAGVEEMKRVGAQQIVERGYAESYGGDGREIITAVLVTDAENREAR, from the coding sequence AAGGGAACAGAATTACTTGTATGTTGATAAGACGGGGAAATTGCTTGAACTTATCGAACAGGGAGAGCGGTATTTTCTCTCACGCCCCCGCCGATTCGGAAAGTCGTTGATGCTCTCGACATTAGACGCGATGTTCAGGGGGCGCAAAGAGTATTTCAAGGGACTTGCGGCGGAAGAATGGGTTACACGACAGTCAGAGAATCCTTCACCAGTGCTGAGGTTCGATATATCGTCGTTGAAACTAACAGACTCAGTAACGATAGAACAGGCATTAAGCGAAATGATAGAGCGAACAGCCCGAAAGAATAAAGTAAAATTACATAGTCAGAGCATGACGGGCAAATTAATAGATTTAATCGAGGAAATATCATCTCAGGGGCAGGTTGTAGTGCTTGTAGACGAATACGACAAGCCGATACTGGATAATCTCTCAGACATAAGGAAAGCGCACGAAATGCGAGAAGTATTGCGCTCATTCTACACGGTGCTGAAGAGTTGCGACGAGTACCTGCGCTTTGTGTTAATAACGGGAATATCGAAATTCAGCAAGATGGGCGTGTTCTCGGCCATGAATAACCTTGAGGATATATCAATGGACAAAAGTTGCGGCGATATAGCAGGTTACACGCAGTGGGAATTGGAGTACTATTTTGCGGGCTGGCTTGAAGCGGCCTCAGCGGACATGGGAATACCTCGTGATGAGCTAATTGAGCGTCTGAGAGATTACTATGACGGCTTCAGCTTTGACGGTCGAACGAGGCTGTACAATCCGTTCTCAATCCTGCAATGCCTGAAGAAGGGAGAGTTCCGAAACTACTGGTACGAGAGCGGCTCGCCGTCATTCATCGTAGAATGGATGAAGGAACACCAAATCTTAGACCCCGAAGAGTATCGGCACATAGTAATCAACAGCAATGACTTCATAAGCGCACAGGAGATAGAGCAGGCGGACGCGGCAAGTTTCCTGTACCAGAGCGGTTATCTGACAATCGAGAAGAAAGAAGAGCAGTTATTGACGCTTGATTACCCGAATCGGGAAGTGAGGAACTCGCTGTCAAGCATGTACCTGAAGCTGGTATACCGAGTAGAAGGTTACGCGCTTCTGGGCAATCAAATCTGGAAGGCATTGCGTGAGGGAGATATACCTGAAATCGTGAGGCTGTATAACATTGCGCTTGCGGGAGTGGCCTACGATGACTACACGACTCCGGGTAGCAAAGAGCGCAACCCCAGAAATGAGTTCTGGTATCGCTCAATGTTCGTAATGCTGTTGCGTGGTGCTGGAATAATCTCGTACAGTGAGCCTCATACCTCAAAGGGACGCGCTGATGTGGTGATCCAATTCAAGAATCTGACAGTAGTACTTGAGTTCAAGTTATCGAAAACGAGCGCGGGTGTCGAAGAGATGAAACGTGTAGGCGCACAGCAGATAGTGGAGCGCGGTTATGCGGAGAGTTACGGTGGCGATGGGCGCGAGATAATTACGGCGGTACTTGTTACAGACGCAGAAAATAGGGAGGCGAGATAG